One Carassius auratus strain Wakin chromosome 44, ASM336829v1, whole genome shotgun sequence genomic window carries:
- the LOC113062153 gene encoding solute carrier family 2, facilitated glucose transporter member 1-like, giving the protein MFSLLTAVIGSLQFGYNTGVINAPEQQLRAFFNATWMERYGEPIKPGVCTIVWSLAVAIFSVGGMMGSFSVGVIANKFGRRKSMFLVNILALIGGGLMGLCTLCYSYEMIIAGRLIIGLFCGLFTGLTPMYIGEVSPTPLRGAFGTLHQLGVVIGILIAQIFGLEYLLGSYKLWPVLLSLTVLPAILQCILLPFCPESPRYLLINLNEEEQARKALVRLRGYEDVGKDMQEMKEESAKMAMEKKVTIPELFRIAAYRQPLLIAVMLHLSQQLSGINAVFYYSTGIFKSAGVTQPIYATIGAGIVNTVFTVVSLFLVERAGRRTLHLIGLGGMAISALVMTIALLLKEIEAVRYLSIAAIFAFVAMFEMGPGPIPWFIVAELFSQGPRPAAMAVAGCSNWTANFLVGISFPKLEELCGPYVFIIFTILLIFFFIFTYFKVPETKGRTFDDIARGFGGAPPPTATTLEEPGRVTLSLSPVKEKIPLVEAPKSSSGQGASSSEQTVADAKKPSSVTQPLMDSGKEEKSKSTI; this is encoded by the exons ATGTTTTCTTTATTAACGGCTGTAATTGGCTCTCTACAATTTGGCTACAACACAGGAGTCATAAATGCCCCCGAACAG CAACTGCGGGCATTTTTTAATGCCACATGGATGGAGCGTTATGGGGAGCCCATCAAGCCGGGTGTGTGCACCATTGTGTGGAGTCTTGCTGTGGCCATCTTTAGTGTGGGTGGAATGATGGGATCATTCAGTGTCGGTGTCATAGCCAACAAATTTGGAAG ACGTAAATCGATGTTTCTTGTGAATATCTTGGCTCTGATTGGTGGGGGTCTCATGGGACTGTGCACTCTCTGCTACTCTTATGAGATGATCATTGCCGGTCGACTAATTATTGGGTTGTTCTGTGGACTCTTCACTGGTCTCACTCCAATGTATATTGGGGAAGTGTCGCCAACTCCCCTCCGCGGGGCCTTTGGGACCCTGCACCAGCTTGGTGTCGTGATTGGCATCTTAATCGCACAG ATTTTTGGTTTGGAGTATCTACTGGGTTCATATAAGCTCTGGCCTGTACTTCTTTCTCTAACCGTGCTACCTGCCATCCTGCAATGTATACTGCTTCCGTTCTGTCCCGAGAGCCCTCGATACCTGCTCATTAACCTCAATGAGGAAGAACAGGCCCGCAAAG CGCTGGTGCGTCTCCGTGGTTATGAGGATGTGGGGAAGGACATGCAGGAGATGAAAGAGGAGAGCGCAAAAATGGCCATGGAGAAGAAGGTGACCATCCCAGAGCTCTTCCGCATCGCTGCTTACCGCCAGCCTCTGCTCATCGCTGTCATGCTGCACCTGTCCCAGCAGCTCTCTGGCATCAACGCT gTTTTTTATTACTCAACTGGTATTTTTAAGTCAGCTGGAGTGACTCAGCCCATTTATGCCACCATTGGAGCTGGAATAGTCAACACTGTCTTTACTGTAGTATCT CTCTTTTTGGTGGAGAGGGCGGGAAGAAGAACTTTGCACCTTATTGGTTTGGGTGGAATGGCCATCAGTGCATTGGTCATGACCATTGCTCTCTTATTG AAGGAAATCGAGGCTGTTCGCTACCTTAGCATTGCTGCAATTTTTGCCTTTGTGGCCATGTTTGAGATGGGCCCTGGACCCATTCCCTGGTTCATAGTGGCTGAACTGTTCTCTCAGGGGCCACGTCCTGCCGCCATGGCTGTTGCAGGATGCTCCAACTGGACAGCCAACTTTCTTGTGGGAATCAGTTTCCCTAAACTGGAG GAGCTGTGCGGGCCTTATGTCTTCATTATATTCACGATCCTCctcatcttcttcttcatctttacATACTTCAAAGTTCCGGAGACCAAAGGGCGAACTTTTGATGACATCGCCCGTGGTTTTGGTGGGGCTCCGCCTCCGACTGCCACCACCTTGGAGGAGCCCGGCAGAGTCACACTTTCACTCTCTCCGGTCAAAGAAAAGATCCCATTGGTGGAAGCTCCCAAATCTTCCTCGGGACAGGGAGCAAGCTCATCTGAGCAAACTGTGGCAGATGCTAAAAAGCCTAGCTCAGTTACCCAGCCACTGATGGATTCTGGTAAAGAGGAGAAATCTAAATCCACCATCTAA